From Penaeus monodon isolate SGIC_2016 chromosome 42, NSTDA_Pmon_1, whole genome shotgun sequence, one genomic window encodes:
- the LOC119598983 gene encoding histidine-rich glycoprotein-like, translated as MKYLVFVVLVAAACASEVEKREAEPSRGYSNGYGLHHRTYYHPYHKRSAEPEAEAKPSYRGYYRPYSYGYHNTPYVHHHYKRSAEAEAEAEPTYGSSNYYRPHPYIPPVYRHHKRSADPVAEAEASYGYRSYHPVHYHSYQYTPYTHSHYKRSAEPEADPDFLYGHHHPSHSGVHYGYGYRAHHH; from the exons ATGAAGTACTTG gtgtttgtggtgttggtggctgccgcttgcgcttctgaggtggagaagcgagaggcggagccaagTCGTGGCTACAGCAATGGTTACGGTCTTCACCACCGCACCTACTACCACCCCTACCACAAGAGGTCGGCTGAGCCTGAGGCCGAAGCCAAGCCTTCATACCGAGGTTACTACCGTCCCTATTCCTACGGCTATCACAACACTCCCTATGTCCACCACCATTACAAGAGGTCCGCCGAAGCTGAGGCCGAAGCAGAGCCCACTTACGGCTCGTCCAACTACTACCGCCCACACCCCTACATTCCTCCCGTCTACCGTCACCACAAGAGATCTGCTGACCCCGTTGCTGAGGCTGAAGCCAGTTACGGCTACAGGTCATACCATCCCGTGCACTATCACTCCTACCAATACACCCCCTATACTCACAGCCACTACAAGAGATCTGCCGAGCCAGAAGCTGATCCTGATTTCCTTTATGGCCACCACCACCCGTCCCATAGCGGAGTTCACTATGGTTACGGTTACCGCGCTCACCACCACTAA
- the LOC119598954 gene encoding histidine-rich glycoprotein-like has product MKYLVFVVLVAAACASEVEKREAEPSRGYSNGYGLHHRTYYHPYHKRSAEAEAEAEPTYGSSNYYRPHPYIPPVYRHHKRSADPVAEAEASYGYRSYHPVHYHSYQYTPYTHSHYKRSAEPEADPDFLYGHHHPSHSGVHYGYGYRAHHH; this is encoded by the exons ATGAAGTACTTG gtgtttgtggtgttggtggctgccgcttgcgcttctgaggtggagaagcgagaggcggagccaagTCGTGGCTACAGCAATGGTTACGGTCTTCACCACCGCACCTACTACCACCCCTACCACAAGAGGTCGGCTGAAGCTGAGGCCGAAGCAGAGCCCACTTACGGCTCGTCCAACTACTACCGCCCACACCCCTACATTCCTCCCGTCTACCGTCACCACAAGAGATCTGCTGACCCCGTTGCTGAGGCTGAAGCCAGTTACGGCTACAGGTCATACCATCCCGTGCACTATCACTCCTACCAATACACCCCCTATACTCACAGCCACTACAAGAGATCTGCCGAGCCAGAAGCTGATCCTGATTTCCTTTATGGCCACCACCACCCGTCCCATAGCGGAGTTCACTATGGTTACGGTTACCGCGCTCACCACCACTAA